The Brachypodium distachyon strain Bd21 chromosome 4, Brachypodium_distachyon_v3.0, whole genome shotgun sequence nucleotide sequence ATAGTTCTTTGAAGATAATGAAGGACTCTCACAGCTTCCATGAGTTGCTCGATCTCATTATCGGACAGCTTGGTGCCCTGCTTGGCGAGGCCGTTCTTGAGCTCTTCGAGCGTGATGGTGCCGCTGTTGTCCTTGTCGATGTTCTTGAACATCTCCTTGAGCCCCTTGATCTCCTCCTCGGATAAGCACCCGGCTATGACCCTCAGCGCAGCCTTCTTGAACTGGTTCATGGCCCTGAACTGCTTGAGCCTGTTGAGGACCACGTTGTCGAGCGGCGTGTCGGGCGCGTCACCGTCTTCTTTGATCCACGGATGATCTGCCAAGCTCAAATCCACAGACACTTCAGTCCCATCTCCTTAAACAATGAATTAATTAACAAGAGGGGATCCATATGTctagcttaattaattagaggTGATCAGCAGAGCTTACTGAGGACTTGAAATGCAGTGAGCCTCTCCTTGGGGTTAATATTGAGCATCTTCTTGACAAGATCCTTCGCACCAGCAGAGATGGCGGGCCACGGATCGCCGGAGAAGTCGACGTGCCCCCGCAAAACAGCGGTGAAAATCGCATTCTCATTCTCCGCCCAAAAAGGCGGCACGCCGGCAAGGAAGATGTATAGCATGACACCAATGCTCCATATATCAGCCTCGGGCCCGTACCGCCTTTTGAGCACCTCCGGCGCGATGTAGTATGCGCTGCCGACAATGTCCCGGAACACCTCGCCTTCCTTGAAGAAGACGGAGAGGCCGAAGTCGGTGGCCTTTAGCGGCGCGTCGTCGGCTTTCCCTAGCAGGAGGAAGTTCTCGGGCTTGAGGTCCCGGTGCATGACCCCCATGCAGTGGCAGGTGTGGACGATGCCGACGATGGCGCGGAGGAGCGATGCGGCGGCGCGCTCCGTGTAGTGGCCCCTGGCGATGATCCGGTCGaagagctcgccgccggcgcagaGCTCCATGACCAGGTGGACGCTGTGCTTGTCCTCGTAGGCGCCGCGGAGGTCCACGATGTTGGGCTGCCCGGACAGGTGGTACATGATCTGGACCTCCCGCCGGACGTCCTCGAGGTCTTCTCTGGTGGAGAGCTTCCGCTTGGCGATGGTCTTGCAGGCCAGCTTCTCGCCGGAGGTCCGGTGGGTGCAGAGGTGGGTCACGCCGAACTGGCCGCGGCCCAGCTCCTTGCCGATGCTGTAGGTGGCCCGCACGTCCTCCATGGGCCGGCCCAGGACCTCGCCCACCGGAGCCGAggacgatggcggcgccgccttcgATGCGCCGCCGCGGTTGGaggctgaggaggaggacgcggtGGGCTCCACTCGTGGGGCCGAtgctgcaggaggaggaggaggggcggcggccgggtcgtcggcggcagcggcggcggcggcgcccttgGAGCAGCATTGGCCCATGGCTGTCTCCGGCCACGCAGGCTTCCTGCATGGGTGGAGAATTTTGCGCTTTGGTTTGgatgctttgtttgtttcttgtcGAGGAaaagaggattttttttttttgtggattTGGAGTTTGGA carries:
- the LOC100832489 gene encoding calcium-dependent protein kinase 25 codes for the protein MGQCCSKGAAAAAAADDPAAAPPPPPAASAPRVEPTASSSSASNRGGASKAAPPSSSAPVGEVLGRPMEDVRATYSIGKELGRGQFGVTHLCTHRTSGEKLACKTIAKRKLSTREDLEDVRREVQIMYHLSGQPNIVDLRGAYEDKHSVHLVMELCAGGELFDRIIARGHYTERAAASLLRAIVGIVHTCHCMGVMHRDLKPENFLLLGKADDAPLKATDFGLSVFFKEGEVFRDIVGSAYYIAPEVLKRRYGPEADIWSIGVMLYIFLAGVPPFWAENENAIFTAVLRGHVDFSGDPWPAISAGAKDLVKKMLNINPKERLTAFQVLNHPWIKEDGDAPDTPLDNVVLNRLKQFRAMNQFKKAALRVIAGCLSEEEIKGLKEMFKNIDKDNSGTITLEELKNGLAKQGTKLSDNEIEQLMEAADADGNGLIDYEEFVTATVHMNKMDREEHLYTAFQYFDKDNSGFITRDELEQALKEKGLYDAQEIKEVISEADTDNDGRIDYSEFVAMMRKGTGTAEPTNPKKRRDLVL